The Niastella koreensis GR20-10 genome includes a window with the following:
- a CDS encoding SusC/RagA family TonB-linked outer membrane protein, with translation MKNFFSPGSILIMLLVALIPVGNLQAQTSPVIILGKVTTGRDKTPIHGASVTEIDKDDRIVRGVSTDIDGNFALRISNPKNKISVSYIGHQTVTQNISGRTAINVQLPVKADMDEIIVVADKKTDNGMMAISERDRTFASATISAKEMEEMQSTSIDQALQGRLPGLDITASSGDPGAAMSIKIRGTSSINSSDNPLIVVDGMPYETTIPSDFNFGTADEQGYAALLNIAPSDIKDITVLKDAAATAVWGARAAGGVLLITTKRGKIGKPQLTYTFKTSMTQAPSAIPMLTGDQYSMLIPEMVMNRNGVPLNTQTQKEFQYDPTDPYWYHNYSNNTNWVDAIRQTGFIQSHNLSMNGGGKKARYFTSLDYTGQTGTTIGNDLKRINSRINLDYTVSDRIRFRTDLSYSHSANKRNYADNLLEIAYKKMPNMSVYEYDEYGNQTPNFFSPAANVQGQYGGISSNNTVIGTVNPVAMAKAAYRNIISERVIPHFTLQYDIKPAVLFASFDIQFDINNTKNKSFLPQIATGRPWTETSVNRVYDGDADAFSVQSKTSLTYTPHLTENHKLILFSTFLTSDYKYVSHQAQTSNTASTDLQDPSVPSRTANPDLNLTSTQIQSRSIGALVNGQYSFKDRYIFNAAARMDGNSKFGPSHRYGYFPSVSARWRMSEEWFMKPFQKWINDLSIRGSYGHSGREPKDDYTFYNTYSTYSYSYLGQSAIYPSRMQLNNLSWEINKGANLGFTLIGLNRRINMDVDLYRNRIDHMYSPGLQISSFTGFDKVDMNVGTMDNQGWEVNLNAVLVKKKNYSIEFNFNIAHNDNIIRKISEYYPRQKGNIEANGQYKSLLQENNPFGSFYGFRYKGVYADKNATIAKDGKGQQIIGPNGQIIYMRFNYPTVDYQFQPGDAIYEDINHDGNINYMDVVYLGNGNPRFTGGFGPTFSWKGLLRVTVFCNYRLGQDLINGTKMTTTSMYNFDNQSTAVLRRWRKEGDVTDIPRAVWATGYNYLGSNRYVEDGSFLRLRSATVRYTFPSKALSRLKLSGFSCYFTAENLLTFTKYTGQDPEVSVRGSDPFRVAQDNSMTPPSKTYTIGLSTTF, from the coding sequence ATGAAGAATTTCTTTTCACCCGGTTCAATCCTGATAATGCTTCTGGTTGCCCTTATTCCTGTTGGTAACCTGCAGGCGCAAACCTCACCTGTAATCATTCTCGGTAAGGTTACTACCGGCCGCGACAAAACACCGATCCATGGCGCCTCCGTAACTGAAATTGATAAAGACGACCGGATTGTTCGCGGGGTGTCTACCGATATAGACGGCAACTTTGCGCTCCGCATCTCGAACCCAAAAAACAAGATCTCGGTTTCCTACATCGGTCACCAGACGGTAACCCAAAACATTTCGGGCCGTACAGCTATCAATGTACAGCTGCCGGTAAAAGCAGACATGGATGAGATCATTGTGGTAGCCGATAAAAAAACCGACAACGGCATGATGGCGATCTCCGAACGCGACCGCACATTCGCCTCCGCGACTATCAGCGCCAAGGAAATGGAAGAAATGCAGTCTACCTCCATCGACCAGGCGTTGCAGGGCCGGTTACCAGGTCTTGATATCACCGCCAGCTCGGGCGACCCCGGCGCAGCCATGAGTATCAAGATCCGTGGTACTTCCTCCATCAACTCCTCCGACAACCCACTGATCGTAGTAGATGGAATGCCGTATGAAACAACCATCCCTTCCGATTTCAACTTTGGAACTGCCGATGAACAGGGTTATGCAGCCCTGCTGAACATTGCGCCGTCCGACATCAAAGATATTACCGTGCTGAAAGATGCCGCCGCCACCGCCGTATGGGGCGCCCGCGCAGCAGGCGGGGTATTGCTTATTACCACCAAACGCGGTAAAATAGGCAAACCACAGTTAACCTATACTTTTAAAACGTCTATGACCCAGGCGCCTTCCGCTATTCCCATGCTTACCGGCGACCAGTACTCCATGCTGATCCCTGAAATGGTGATGAACCGCAACGGCGTTCCGCTCAACACACAAACCCAAAAAGAATTTCAATACGATCCTACCGATCCATACTGGTATCATAATTACAGCAACAATACCAATTGGGTAGATGCTATCCGCCAAACAGGTTTTATCCAGAGCCATAACCTGTCGATGAACGGTGGCGGTAAAAAAGCCCGTTACTTCACGTCACTCGATTATACCGGCCAAACCGGCACCACTATCGGGAATGACCTCAAGCGCATCAACAGCCGCATCAACCTCGATTATACCGTGTCTGACCGCATCCGTTTCAGAACCGACCTGTCGTATTCACACTCGGCCAACAAACGCAACTATGCCGATAACCTGCTGGAGATAGCCTATAAAAAAATGCCGAACATGAGCGTGTATGAATACGATGAGTACGGCAACCAGACCCCTAACTTTTTTTCACCGGCGGCCAACGTACAGGGGCAATACGGCGGCATAAGCAGCAATAACACCGTAATAGGCACCGTTAACCCCGTGGCCATGGCCAAGGCCGCTTACCGCAATATTATTTCCGAACGGGTTATTCCGCACTTTACCCTGCAGTATGATATAAAACCGGCCGTGTTGTTTGCCAGCTTCGATATCCAGTTCGATATCAACAATACCAAGAACAAATCATTTTTACCGCAGATAGCTACCGGCCGGCCGTGGACGGAAACCAGTGTGAACCGCGTATACGATGGCGATGCAGACGCCTTCAGCGTACAATCAAAAACAAGTCTTACCTATACGCCGCACCTGACAGAGAACCACAAGCTGATCCTGTTCTCTACTTTCCTTACCAGCGATTACAAATACGTATCGCACCAGGCGCAGACCTCCAATACCGCCTCTACCGATCTGCAGGACCCTTCCGTACCTTCCCGTACCGCCAATCCCGATCTGAACCTCACCTCCACCCAGATCCAGTCCCGGTCAATCGGCGCCCTGGTAAACGGACAGTATTCTTTTAAAGACCGCTATATTTTCAACGCGGCTGCCCGTATGGATGGCAACTCCAAGTTTGGCCCCAGCCACCGGTATGGTTACTTCCCATCGGTATCGGCCCGCTGGCGCATGAGTGAAGAATGGTTTATGAAACCATTTCAGAAATGGATCAACGACCTCAGCATTCGCGGCAGTTACGGTCACTCGGGCCGCGAACCAAAAGACGATTATACTTTCTACAATACCTACAGCACCTACTCCTACTCATACCTGGGCCAGAGCGCTATTTATCCATCCCGGATGCAATTGAACAACCTTTCCTGGGAAATAAACAAAGGCGCCAACCTGGGTTTCACCCTCATTGGGCTGAACCGGCGCATCAATATGGATGTTGACCTGTACCGCAACCGGATAGACCATATGTATTCACCCGGTTTACAGATCTCTTCCTTTACCGGTTTTGATAAAGTGGATATGAACGTGGGCACCATGGATAACCAGGGCTGGGAAGTAAACCTGAATGCCGTGCTGGTTAAAAAGAAGAACTACAGCATCGAATTCAACTTCAACATTGCCCACAACGACAACATCATCCGTAAGATCTCTGAATACTATCCCCGCCAGAAAGGAAATATAGAAGCCAACGGCCAGTACAAATCGCTGTTGCAGGAAAACAATCCCTTTGGCTCCTTCTATGGCTTCCGGTACAAAGGCGTATATGCCGACAAAAACGCCACCATCGCCAAAGACGGAAAAGGACAACAGATCATAGGCCCCAACGGCCAGATCATTTACATGCGTTTCAATTACCCAACTGTCGATTACCAGTTTCAACCGGGCGATGCCATTTATGAAGACATCAACCACGACGGCAATATCAACTATATGGATGTGGTGTACCTCGGTAATGGCAACCCCAGGTTTACCGGTGGTTTTGGCCCCACCTTCAGCTGGAAAGGCTTGCTGCGTGTGACCGTTTTCTGTAACTACCGCCTTGGCCAGGACCTGATAAACGGCACCAAAATGACCACCACTTCCATGTACAACTTCGATAACCAAAGCACCGCGGTGCTGAGAAGATGGCGCAAAGAAGGCGATGTCACCGATATCCCAAGAGCGGTTTGGGCAACCGGTTATAATTACCTGGGCAGCAACCGGTATGTAGAAGATGGTTCTTTCCTGCGGCTGCGCTCCGCCACTGTTCGGTACACCTTCCCGTCAAAGGCATTGAGCAGATTAAAACTCTCCGGTTTCAGCTGCTATTTCACGGCCGAGAACCTGTTGACCTTTACCAAATATACCGGCCAGGACCCTGAAGTTTCGGTAAGAGGCAGTGATCCGTTCCGCGTGGCGCAGGACAACTCCATGACCCCGCCTTCAAAAACATATACCATCGGTTTATCAACCACCTTCTAA
- a CDS encoding fasciclin domain-containing protein → MRRSLQICYALIATCFLLISCRKKEWDKFYSRPEGLEPPIYQVLKSKGNFSLLLACIDKAGYKDILSNAGYWTLFAPSDDAFTKYFKENSLSGIEALDSVKAQQIVRYCLVYNSFNTDRLDDYQSTTGWVADKAFKRRTAYYDLFDTATVGGQLLHTIASNRNNAYVSSDNNNKYIPYFTNPFFTDSKLTAADYNYFYPSTPFTGLNVLDARITETNIAAENGNIHVIDKVLTPLQNIEKYLASKPEYSLFNSLFQQYMVTYYENADATKRYQILNNSSDKVYIKLYNGGLAFSLNNENYMKMQDNDGQTNGWSIFAPTNDVLEPYLKSVVLEHYNNDLNNLNKLPIQTLVDLLNAHMWQAPVWPSKFATTSNYLGEEARFSPNADIVDKKLLSNGFFYGAHKVQESNLFSTVYARPYLDPDYTLMTRLLNQELKQVITNPNFKYTVLMMTDAKIRALGFDWDGNRNSWVNTIAGALGAGDPKGTVNRLINMCVIATPNNELGNITGQGIITTIGGELIKWNNGQFYAAGNIDAGYNVNVTDKKTMKNGIVYYTDNLLLFSAITPGKRLEALAALPNSPYYHFFQYLKNSKLYTATTGAIAGVPLGFFGTFLIPDSNAIKTAVNAGLLPGTVSGSTKVPNYAPTASNEIEQVESFLKFHMLQLTVINDGKVQDSKTLFTNLNDQTGVVNVIGSAGGSLGFQDSFGNVGTADPANSYVLADRIVIHSINKCLQPNK, encoded by the coding sequence ATGCGTAGATCGCTACAAATTTGCTATGCCCTCATAGCAACCTGTTTCCTATTAATCAGCTGCCGCAAAAAAGAATGGGATAAATTTTACAGCCGGCCCGAAGGGCTTGAACCTCCTATTTACCAGGTACTTAAAAGCAAAGGGAATTTCAGTTTACTGCTTGCCTGTATTGATAAGGCCGGTTACAAAGACATCTTAAGCAATGCCGGTTACTGGACGCTGTTCGCACCTTCCGACGATGCATTTACCAAATACTTTAAAGAGAACAGCCTCAGCGGCATTGAAGCCCTGGACTCGGTGAAAGCCCAGCAGATTGTACGTTATTGTCTGGTTTACAATTCATTCAATACCGACCGCCTCGACGACTATCAATCCACCACCGGTTGGGTAGCCGATAAGGCCTTCAAACGCAGAACCGCTTACTACGATCTGTTCGATACGGCCACGGTTGGCGGCCAGCTGCTGCATACCATCGCTTCCAACCGGAACAACGCCTATGTATCTTCGGATAACAATAATAAATACATCCCGTACTTTACCAACCCGTTTTTTACCGATTCAAAATTAACGGCCGCCGATTATAATTATTTCTACCCCTCTACCCCGTTCACCGGTCTCAATGTGCTCGATGCCCGGATCACAGAAACAAATATCGCTGCAGAAAACGGCAACATCCATGTTATAGATAAGGTATTAACGCCCTTACAGAACATTGAAAAATACCTGGCGTCAAAACCTGAATACAGCCTGTTCAACAGCCTGTTTCAACAGTATATGGTTACCTATTACGAAAATGCAGACGCCACCAAACGTTACCAGATCCTGAACAACAGCAGCGATAAGGTGTACATAAAATTGTATAACGGCGGGCTCGCCTTCTCGCTGAACAACGAGAATTATATGAAAATGCAGGACAATGACGGGCAAACAAATGGCTGGTCAATTTTTGCACCTACCAACGATGTGCTGGAACCCTATCTTAAATCGGTGGTGCTCGAACACTATAATAACGACCTGAATAACCTGAACAAATTACCCATACAAACTTTGGTCGATCTGTTGAATGCGCACATGTGGCAGGCTCCCGTATGGCCTTCCAAATTTGCAACAACCAGTAACTACCTGGGTGAAGAAGCAAGATTTAGCCCCAATGCCGATATCGTTGATAAAAAGTTGCTGAGCAATGGCTTCTTCTACGGCGCTCATAAGGTGCAGGAATCAAATCTTTTCTCCACGGTTTACGCACGCCCGTACCTGGACCCCGATTACACGCTCATGACGCGCCTGCTTAACCAGGAACTGAAACAGGTAATTACCAATCCCAACTTCAAATACACCGTCCTGATGATGACCGACGCGAAGATCCGTGCGCTGGGTTTTGACTGGGATGGCAACAGGAATTCATGGGTGAATACCATTGCCGGTGCATTGGGCGCCGGTGACCCCAAAGGCACCGTAAACCGCCTCATCAATATGTGCGTGATTGCCACTCCCAATAATGAACTGGGCAATATAACCGGCCAGGGTATTATAACCACCATTGGCGGTGAACTGATAAAATGGAACAACGGCCAGTTTTATGCAGCGGGAAATATCGATGCAGGGTATAATGTGAATGTTACCGATAAAAAGACCATGAAGAACGGGATCGTGTACTATACCGATAACCTGTTGCTCTTTTCCGCCATTACTCCCGGCAAAAGACTGGAAGCGCTGGCGGCCCTTCCCAATTCACCCTATTATCACTTCTTCCAGTACCTGAAAAACTCAAAACTGTATACAGCCACTACCGGCGCCATTGCCGGGGTACCACTGGGCTTCTTTGGCACCTTTTTAATACCCGACAGCAATGCCATAAAAACAGCCGTTAATGCAGGGCTGTTACCAGGTACTGTTAGCGGTTCCACTAAAGTGCCCAACTATGCGCCAACTGCATCCAATGAGATCGAGCAGGTAGAGTCGTTCCTGAAATTCCACATGTTACAGCTAACAGTAATTAACGATGGAAAAGTACAGGACAGTAAAACCCTTTTCACCAACCTGAACGATCAAACGGGTGTGGTGAACGTGATTGGTTCAGCTGGTGGCAGCCTGGGCTTCCAGGACTCGTTTGGAAATGTGGGCACCGCAGACCCTGCCAACAGTTATGTTCTGGCCGACCGTATCGTGATCCATTCCATCAATAAGTGCCTGCAACCCAACAAATGA
- a CDS encoding SusC/RagA family TonB-linked outer membrane protein, with amino-acid sequence MVKGKVTDEKGNAVPGATILVKGTDKTSLAKGDGSFAIPVITGNETLVVSSIGFAKTEIPLNGQTTLTVSLTSEKSQLEDVVVVGYGTARKRDITGAVATFNPKGIEEKPIARVDQALIGQMPGVQIKQQTGMPGGGFSVQVRGAGSISAGTEPLYVIDGFPLDVVSQSTSGGFAQNPLNNINPNDIESIQVLKDAAAGAIYGSRAANGVVIITTKRGQIGKARISVNAYTGLSKVAKKLDVLSADEWIAQATELANYKWVASGNGTNRTATQTNEERRVILGLAPGQVDANFMTDDRWTMPGHPGLQYIDWQDQAFRTANFQNYELSASGGTDNVRYFFSGNYLNQGGVLINSGFKNFSARANVEVNASNKFKLGFNLAPTYSETNLPLAEGKDNQLMKLYNMSPVVEDTAGVNTGAGNNQVYKWASSSVSPVAYLNNMSNLVKNTRILYSMYGDYQIVKGLSLRTTVNYDESNVNTKRYISDYVGGNIANYQTFPGKSASGMYSGYKKQNFVNENTITYIKTINDDHTINVVGGMSYNYVHLENFTLSTIGGQGFTNSSITTINYAASSATGTVTGNTTETNNALVSYYGRAQYAYTDKYLLQASIRRDASSRFGENNRWGTFPSLSVGWRISRENFMRTVNFVNDLKLRASWGQAGNYSIGDYSSQALLTAGNYSFGGNTVTVANGQVPKSIPNPDLQWEKANTYDVGFDASLLNNRINIVFDAYQKKNTNLLLNVPVVSAAGFPTALQNIGAVVNRGLELGLNTTNLSKHDFQWTTNFNIAYNQNKVFALGADGADINVATNGLSGNPPFLLSIGKPMYSYYLVKTNGILTQDDINDPKVAKLPKQTVGDEKYVDANPDGIIDARDRVVAGQPSPKYTFGMTNNFRYKSFDLSVQMYGQTGGTIYSFLGRAIDNPSNGRNTNLGVWRDRWTADNQNYNAPRGKIGFAYTIPLFTTDWLYSSNFLRIQNITLGYNLKKLIKTGAISNARVYASAQNPFGWDKYKGGVNPEAQNTQVGGSSTSFQLPGDYGAMPLNKTITVGVNVSF; translated from the coding sequence ATGGTTAAGGGTAAGGTTACCGATGAAAAAGGTAATGCAGTGCCCGGCGCTACTATACTGGTGAAGGGAACTGACAAAACGTCCCTCGCCAAAGGTGATGGTTCATTTGCCATTCCGGTAATAACCGGCAATGAAACACTTGTTGTTTCATCGATAGGCTTTGCCAAAACAGAAATTCCGTTAAATGGCCAAACCACATTGACGGTAAGTTTGACCAGCGAAAAAAGTCAGCTCGAAGATGTGGTGGTGGTGGGTTATGGTACTGCCCGGAAAAGAGATATCACCGGCGCAGTAGCTACATTTAATCCCAAGGGCATTGAGGAAAAACCTATTGCGCGGGTTGACCAGGCGTTGATAGGCCAGATGCCCGGGGTGCAGATCAAACAGCAAACCGGCATGCCCGGAGGCGGTTTCAGCGTACAGGTTCGTGGTGCAGGATCAATTTCAGCCGGTACAGAACCCTTGTATGTAATTGATGGTTTTCCCCTCGATGTGGTAAGCCAGAGTACAAGCGGGGGCTTTGCCCAGAACCCGCTTAATAATATCAACCCCAACGATATTGAAAGCATCCAGGTGTTGAAGGATGCGGCAGCCGGCGCCATTTACGGTTCGCGTGCGGCCAATGGGGTGGTGATCATTACTACCAAAAGGGGGCAGATAGGAAAAGCCAGGATATCTGTGAATGCTTATACCGGATTAAGCAAGGTGGCGAAAAAGCTGGACGTTTTAAGCGCCGATGAGTGGATTGCCCAGGCTACTGAGTTGGCCAACTATAAATGGGTGGCCTCAGGTAATGGCACCAACAGAACCGCTACACAAACCAATGAAGAACGCCGGGTAATACTGGGACTTGCACCGGGTCAGGTGGACGCTAATTTTATGACAGACGACCGGTGGACCATGCCTGGCCATCCGGGTTTGCAATATATCGACTGGCAGGACCAGGCTTTTAGAACGGCTAATTTTCAGAATTATGAATTGAGTGCAAGCGGCGGTACAGATAATGTGCGCTATTTCTTTTCGGGTAATTACCTGAACCAGGGAGGCGTTTTAATAAATTCCGGGTTTAAGAACTTTTCAGCAAGAGCCAATGTGGAAGTAAATGCCAGCAATAAATTTAAACTGGGTTTTAACCTGGCGCCCACTTATTCTGAGACCAATTTGCCACTCGCTGAGGGGAAAGACAACCAGTTGATGAAGTTATACAACATGTCGCCTGTTGTGGAAGATACTGCAGGCGTGAATACAGGCGCGGGTAACAACCAGGTTTACAAATGGGCTTCTTCCAGCGTAAGCCCGGTAGCGTATTTAAATAATATGAGCAACCTGGTAAAGAATACCCGTATTTTATATTCAATGTATGGCGATTACCAGATTGTGAAGGGATTATCACTGAGAACCACTGTTAACTATGATGAATCCAATGTGAATACGAAGCGGTACATTTCCGATTATGTAGGTGGTAATATCGCTAACTATCAAACTTTTCCCGGCAAAAGTGCATCCGGGATGTACAGCGGGTACAAGAAGCAGAATTTCGTTAATGAAAACACGATCACGTATATTAAAACGATCAACGACGATCACACTATCAATGTTGTAGGCGGTATGTCGTACAATTATGTGCACCTGGAGAATTTTACCCTTAGTACTATTGGCGGCCAGGGTTTTACCAACAGCTCTATTACAACCATCAATTATGCGGCATCGAGTGCTACAGGTACTGTAACGGGCAACACAACAGAAACCAATAACGCGCTGGTTTCTTATTATGGAAGGGCACAATATGCCTATACGGATAAATACCTGTTGCAGGCAAGCATTCGCCGGGATGCCTCCTCCCGTTTTGGTGAAAACAACAGATGGGGTACATTTCCTTCTCTTTCTGTGGGCTGGCGCATTTCAAGAGAAAACTTCATGCGTACAGTTAATTTCGTGAATGACCTGAAGCTGAGAGCGAGCTGGGGCCAGGCTGGTAATTACAGCATTGGAGACTACAGCAGCCAGGCGCTGTTAACAGCAGGGAACTATAGTTTTGGCGGCAATACCGTAACGGTGGCCAATGGCCAGGTACCAAAATCAATTCCCAATCCCGATCTGCAATGGGAAAAGGCCAATACTTATGATGTAGGTTTTGACGCCTCGCTGTTGAATAACCGCATCAATATCGTTTTTGACGCTTACCAGAAAAAGAACACCAACCTGTTGTTGAATGTGCCCGTGGTATCTGCTGCCGGTTTCCCTACCGCCCTGCAAAATATAGGTGCTGTAGTAAACAGGGGTTTGGAACTGGGGTTAAATACTACCAACCTTTCAAAACATGATTTTCAATGGACAACGAACTTCAATATAGCCTATAATCAAAATAAGGTATTTGCGTTGGGTGCAGATGGCGCCGATATCAATGTGGCCACCAATGGCCTTAGTGGTAATCCGCCTTTCCTGTTAAGTATTGGTAAACCGATGTACAGCTATTACCTGGTAAAAACAAATGGTATTCTTACCCAGGACGATATAAACGATCCTAAAGTAGCTAAACTGCCTAAACAAACAGTAGGTGATGAAAAGTATGTAGATGCTAACCCCGATGGCATCATAGATGCCCGTGACCGGGTTGTTGCAGGTCAGCCTTCTCCAAAGTATACTTTTGGTATGACCAACAATTTCCGGTATAAGAGCTTTGACCTGAGCGTGCAGATGTATGGACAAACCGGTGGTACTATTTATTCATTCCTGGGACGAGCTATAGACAATCCCTCCAATGGCCGCAATACCAATTTAGGTGTATGGAGAGACCGCTGGACGGCAGACAACCAGAATTACAACGCTCCCCGCGGTAAGATCGGTTTCGCGTATACGATCCCGCTGTTTACGACCGACTGGCTGTACTCTTCCAACTTTCTCCGCATCCAGAATATTACCCTGGGTTACAATTTGAAAAAGTTGATCAAGACGGGCGCCATCAGCAATGCACGCGTTTATGCTTCTGCGCAAAACCCGTTTGGCTGGGATAAATACAAAGGCGGCGTAAACCCCGAAGCGCAAAATACGCAGGTGGGCGGATCAAGCACCAGCTTCCAGTTGCCAGGCGATTACGGCGCTATGCCTTTAAACAAAACCATTACCGTGGGTGTAAACGTGAGCTTCTAA
- a CDS encoding RagB/SusD family nutrient uptake outer membrane protein — MKRLSYIILLASITGISSCSKNLDQQPVSDVVTSTFFKTVSDFTQGVNGAYSKLKAIPLNLMWMDEVRSDNTAITTDGNRDFQGINDFSPNLTTTAFIVNSWQNGFNGIFNVNTVLDAIQAKGAGVLTSDLATRFTAELRFLRGFYYFDLLKHYGALPIIDKSMTPAEAGAVKRSSLADVYSFIISDFEFAAANLPEVFTGADLGRPTLYSAKGMLGLVYMTRSGPALVNGPGLNTNEWNKAYGYFDDIIKSNKYSFLTDFASIFSYTNENNKEVVFDIQYATTSSGGEFPSQLVPDTYWSGLNFSGYGNGYGSASYNVSKNLLQSYRNSVYLSTGTVDKRDTFSIKHAYPTNSSTPAVLDTSRPFIKKYLNPALKGKDRADWPINFIVLRYTDVLMMKAECILHGAPGTQADVDAIVKQVRDRAGVGTPALANVTLPTLMEERRREFLGEGIRWNDLVRENMFVTTMNAWRVSDTLTSTIQEVKPEYSVYPVPQAEILAKPGLYDQNQGYY; from the coding sequence ATGAAACGATTATCATATATTATACTTTTAGCTTCCATAACAGGCATATCTTCCTGTAGCAAAAACCTGGACCAGCAGCCTGTTTCTGATGTAGTGACCTCTACCTTTTTTAAAACTGTCAGTGATTTTACGCAGGGTGTAAATGGGGCTTACTCAAAATTAAAAGCAATTCCTTTGAATTTGATGTGGATGGATGAAGTGCGTTCAGATAATACTGCCATCACTACAGATGGTAACCGCGACTTTCAGGGAATAAACGACTTTTCGCCCAACCTTACCACTACTGCGTTTATTGTTAACTCCTGGCAAAACGGCTTCAATGGCATTTTTAATGTCAATACGGTGTTGGATGCCATACAGGCAAAAGGCGCCGGTGTTTTAACCAGTGACCTGGCAACCAGGTTTACTGCTGAATTACGCTTTCTGCGCGGCTTTTACTATTTCGACCTGTTGAAACATTATGGCGCGTTGCCGATCATCGACAAGTCTATGACACCTGCTGAAGCTGGTGCGGTAAAAAGAAGCTCATTGGCGGATGTGTATAGCTTTATCATCAGTGATTTTGAGTTTGCTGCCGCTAATCTGCCCGAGGTTTTTACCGGCGCCGACCTGGGACGTCCTACTTTGTATTCGGCTAAAGGGATGCTTGGCCTGGTGTATATGACAAGATCGGGACCTGCATTGGTGAATGGTCCTGGCCTCAATACCAATGAGTGGAATAAAGCGTATGGTTATTTCGATGACATCATCAAGAGTAACAAATATTCATTTTTAACTGATTTTGCCTCTATCTTCTCTTATACAAATGAGAATAACAAAGAGGTGGTATTCGATATTCAGTATGCCACTACAAGCAGCGGGGGTGAATTCCCCAGTCAATTGGTGCCTGATACTTACTGGAGTGGGTTGAATTTTTCAGGATATGGCAATGGTTATGGCAGCGCCAGCTATAATGTAAGTAAGAACCTGTTACAATCCTACAGGAACAGTGTTTACCTGTCAACCGGTACCGTAGATAAAAGAGATACTTTCAGTATAAAACATGCGTATCCTACTAATTCAAGTACGCCTGCCGTGTTGGATACGAGCCGTCCGTTCATTAAAAAATACCTCAATCCCGCCCTCAAGGGTAAAGACCGTGCCGACTGGCCGATCAACTTTATCGTATTGCGCTATACTGATGTATTGATGATGAAAGCAGAATGTATTCTACACGGTGCTCCCGGTACACAGGCGGATGTGGATGCCATTGTTAAACAGGTGCGTGACAGAGCTGGTGTTGGCACGCCTGCTTTGGCAAACGTAACCCTGCCCACTTTAATGGAAGAAAGACGGCGGGAGTTTTTGGGCGAAGGCATTCGCTGGAATGACCTGGTGCGCGAAAACATGTTCGTAACTACCATGAATGCATGGCGGGTGAGCGATACCCTTACTTCTACCATCCAGGAAGTGAAACCTGAATACTCCGTATACCCGGTACCGCAAGCTGAAATTCTTGCCAAGCCTGGCTTATACGATCAGAACCAGGGTTACTATTAA